One stretch of Arachis duranensis cultivar V14167 chromosome 1, aradu.V14167.gnm2.J7QH, whole genome shotgun sequence DNA includes these proteins:
- the LOC107475023 gene encoding uncharacterized protein LOC107475023 → MNSSDDSDDDERSVLFKEVQPVHIGSSSRTNGNLSILDELFAQPANLNMVENHSPIIKQPMDFGTMRAKLHEDLYQTFEQFKLDMFLMCSNAMNTNPANSSQYKVAKTISVRAKRLFEDLNAEENDEWEIFPNKRRSIRRSRGGQPRTPRNASVSKPIVTERNNNAVVSQEDNRDTYSPPTLSSNSSLFKEYLEANKSKINLIQDPSNYKESLQMFVEDLGPIAKKVAAKKLEPLSFQQQKNVDNNYHDAPPGFNTPLMNPPAPLPRPRPNNITVINTNASRDVGINVNNNRPVNIENKWNERAAAILAEIFVKKDKQPESDNNKGKFGNVFPLLTRPFQEGISQNNVSTIVRPTIVIPNAKHESNSMASGIRPTIVRPTFVRPTIVIPNAKNESNSRARGSSDTSKPSLFASPRPWQQSFFGPRVSNWSIPRSNNLIRPHATHFSNVPNPIRPMSFQAMLMGSPNMDFYHLLGPSTSSPQGFANNMGIQQNYQIAPIQVPPKQEAGVSCSLSIGGLNYNEEGVGGVSVDQPEEATTLHLLWDNDPYTKLSL, encoded by the exons ATGAATTCAAGTGAtgatagtgatgatgatgagCGGAGTGTTCTATTTAAG GAAGTACAACCGGTACATATAGGAAGTTCTTCAAGAACAAATGGTAATTTATCAATTCTGGATGAGTTATTTGCTCAGCCAGCTAATCTTaatatg GTTGAGAATCACTCCCCAATTATCAAGCAGCCAATGGATTTTGGTACCATGAGAGCCAAACTTCATGAGGACTTGTATCAAACCTTTGAACAATTCAag CTTGATATGTTTCTAATGTGCTCCAATGCTATGAACACCAATCCTGCAAACTCAAGCCAATATAAAGTG GCTAAAACTATAAGTGTTCGTGCTAAGAGACTTTTTGAGGATCTAAATGCTGAAGAAAATGATGAGTGGGAAATTTTTCCCAACAAGAGAAGATCAATTAGAAGATCACGAGGTGGCCAACCTAGAACCCCACGAAATGCAAGTGTTTCTAAACCTATTG TGACAGAGAGAAACAATAATGCTGTTGTTTCTCAAGAAGACAATAGAGACACATATTCCCCTCCAACTCTAAGCAGCAACTCATCACTTTTCAAAGAATATTTGGAAGCTAACAAGTCAAAGATTAAT TTGATTCAGGATCCTAGCAACTACAAAGAGAGCCTACAAATGTTTGTGGAAGATTTGGGACCAATAGCTAAAAAAGTTGCAGCCAAGAAACTAGAGCCCCTAAGCtttcaacaacaaaagaatgttGACAATAATTACCATGATGCCCCTCCCGGATTCAACACCCCGCTAATGAATCCTCCTGCTCCTCTTCCTCGTCCTCGTCCAAATAACATAACTGTCATCAACACCAACGCTAGTCGCGATGTTGGCATCAACGTTAACAACAATCGTCCGGTGAACATAGAGAACAAATGGAACGAGCGCGCCGCTGCTATCCTGGCCGAGATTTTTGTCAAGAAAGACAAACAACCAGAAAGTGACAACAATAAGGGCAAATTTGGTAATGTGTTCCCTCTTCTTACAAGACCTTTTCAAGAGGGCATTAGCCAAAACAATGTAAGTACCATTGTTAGGCCTACAATTGTGATCCCAAATGCTAAACATGAGTCAAATTCTATGGCAAGTGGTATTAGACCTACAATTGTTAGACCTACATTTGTGAGACCTACAATTGTGATCCCAAATGCTAAAAATGAGTCAAATTCTAGGGCAAGAGGTAGTAGCGACACTTCAAAACCATCATTATTTGCCTCACCAAGACCATGGCAACAAAGCTTTTTTGGGCCTAGGGTTTCAAATTGGTCCATTCCTAGGAGCAACAACCTTATAAGACCACATGCCACACATTTCTCCAATGTACCAAACCCAATTAGGCCTATGAGTTTCCAAGCTATGTTGATGGGTTCACCCAACATGGATTTTTATCACCTGTTGGGTCCATCTACATCATCCCCTCAAGGTTTTGCTAATAACATGGGAATACAGCAAAATTACCAAATTGCCCCTATTCAGGTTCCACCTAAGCAAGAAGCAGGAGTTTCATGTTCACTCTCAATTGGTGGATTGAATTACAATGAAGAAGGAGTAGGAGGTGTTAGTGTGGACCAGCCAGAAGAAGCAACTACCCTGCATCTTCTTTGGGACAATGACCCATATACCAAGTTGTCACTTTGA